tttatttttggtgGGATGTTTGATTAATGTCATTAATAATTGTAGGAGACATGCTTGGACGGCTTTTCACATGACAAAGCAGACAAACAACTAAGGGAAGTTTTAGTAAAGGAGGAAATACATATAGAAAAGATGTGCAGCAACGCCCTAGCCATGATCAAAAACATGACGACCGACATCAAATTACTATCACCCCGCCGTATCCTCtatcaatattataattcaCGATCATCATCAGCTACTGTCAAGTGGCCGGAATGGTTGTCGGTCGGCGACAGGCGGCTGCTACAATCACAGACTGCAGTGACACCCAACGTAGTAGTGGCTGCCGACGGGACCGGAGACTTCCGGACGGTTTCAGCCGCGGTGGCTGCCGCACCCGAGGGAAGCAGCACTAGGTACATAATAAGAATAAAGGCGGGTGTCTACAAGGAAAACGTGGAAGTGGTTAAGAAGAAGACTAATTTAATGTTCGTAGGTGATGGGAGGACCACCACTATTATCACCGCAAGTAGAAATGTCGTTGATGGAAGCACAACCTTTAATTCCGCCACTGTCGGTCAGTAGTACTATttcattactttatttataaaatcataattaattaaactaaataattttgttgatcGTATATATATAGCCATAGTGGGCACAGGGTTCTTAGCCCGAGATATAACGTTCGAAAACACGGCTGGACCGTCCAAGCACCAAGCGGTTGCCCTCCGAATAGGAGCGGACTTATCGGCATTCTACCGTTGCGACATGTTGGCTTATCAAGACACTCTTTACGTTCATTCCAACCGTCAATTCATCATGAATTGTTTCATCGCCGGGACAGTGGACTTCATCTTTGGAAATGCTGCCGTGGTCCTGCAAGACTGCGACATCCACGCCCGACGCCCCAACCCGGGTCAAAAGAACATGGTCACAGCTCAAGGGAGAACCGACCCTAATCAAAACACGGGAATCGTTATACAAAAGTGTAGGATTGGCACCACGTCGGATCTGACACCCGTGATAAGTAGCTTTCCAACTTATCTGGGTCGTCCTTGGAAGGAATACTCGAGGACTGTGGTCATGCAGACCGAGATTAGTAATGCCATTGTCCCAGCGGGATGGTCTGAGTGGACCGGTTCGTTTGCTCTCAGCACGTTAACCTATAGGGAGTATCAAAATACGGGGCCTGGGGCTAACACTGCAAATAGGGTCACATGGCCCGGCTTCAAGGTCATCACTAGTGTCGCCGAAGCTCAACAGTACACACCCGGAAACTTCATCTCCGGGGGTACCTGGCTTAGGGCCACCGGTTTTCCATTCTCTCTTTCCCTCTAAAttcttaatcaattaattaattgtaactCTATCTCATCATCATGCGTacttgtaattttatttattgtctGTACCAAAAATCAATTTAAGTTACCagaactatatattttcaactGATGGATgcaattattatataatgttcAAACATGCATGATGCATGCGGAAATATTATCAAAATGGTTGTCTTTTcactctttatttaataaatgcaATGGTATATAGTTTaggtcatttttatttaatttttcttagaaGTCACACATTTACAATTTAAGTCATATGTTAAACATATGCAAGTGTCGAAATTAAGAGATATTGAGCCAAGTcggactaatatatatatagtaggaGACCTTagccaaaaataaaataaaataaaataaaagatgataTATAGCAGGAGGAGGAATTAGCTATAgagtcattatatatatatagctttcagctatgatataattaattaattaattaattccatTTTAGATTATGTCAAAGGAAGCAGCCTGACTCATTATGCATCCAActtgtttatattaattaatataattaaatatttattttttcgagCAACCCTCCCTTGCATTAAAGTGACCATTATTTCTCAAATATATGATAGATATAAacacaacaatttttttaacaaataaaaaaatctagcATGGTATTGCcatccacttataaacactcaacttgtaaaattaataataactaatattttttatactaaatataatatatatagcccacttataaacactcaacttgtaaaaaaaaaacaataacaataaataataataagttgtgTACTTAGAAATCAATAAAAAGAGTCCcacttaaatttttaaaaaaataactcttTTATGCCTGGTCTCCCACTATCTATATATACttgtaacaaattttaaaacaaatagcATTCTAATTAAGATTAGTATAATtctatcaaaaatatattaatagtatttataaCTTGGTCAAatcaaatgacaaaaaaaaaacacggTTTTGTGTGAGAGAGTGACATTCCATTTGAAaccaaggccttgtttgatctttaggttttttgaattttttttttaaaggatttTACTTATAACTCAATCTTCACTTCAttcatttaattgtttttttatttctcaaaattataatttatttaattatttaaaattaatttatcatttaatatagagaaaaaaataaagatatattttatcaataaatacccaaaaccttttttattttaaatgatcaaactccaagaaaggaaagaaaaagataggaaaggaagaagaagttAATCCTTAATAACCTTAAATGAAAGAGCTTAATCCTAAACATTGAGCGCTGACATTAAATAAAGTATGAGAGATGTGACGGCATgtccttttattttaatacaaaattcttAGAGATTGGGTGTGCTAGAGATCATAGATAGATTCAGGGCTTAATTAGGAATTCCATCCAAATTATAATctgaattattatttgaaaataaaatgaagttatggttttaaaatattgtttgataatttatttttttaattttataaaaaaaataatttaatattttaatttacttgcattatatatatatatatatcatatatgcaTATTTATAAGAATgttatcaattttttatgttaaatatatatatagagatacaGAGAATGAATCAACCAATTTCCTTTCATTCTCTCTagctatatacatatatattctagtgttataaatttgattaccaacaacaattaattaatattattcttcCCTCCCATGGACAGCTTCCGTTCCTCCTTCAAGTCCTGCACCATTAACCGCACCGCCGTGGACGAGCCCGAAGATCGCGTGTACCGACAGAAGACCCGAAGACGCATCCTGATCCTAACCATATCTTCAGCCATCCTCGTGGCCATGATAGTAATGACCATCATCTGCACTAGGAATCTCGACACCTCACCTTTCCATCCTCCCTTCTCCGTCGATGTATCCATTAAAGCCATGTGCTCCGTCACCCTTTACCCAAACTCATGTTTCTCCAGCCTCGAGTCCTCCAACACAACCGACCCTCATCTGCTCTTCAAACAAACCCTCGACGTCTCCTCCAACGAGCTCTCCAATCTCTCCACTTTACCCACCTCAATGATCGATCAAACCAACGACGATCGCATCAAGGCCGCGCTTTCCGTGTGCCAGCATGCTTTTGAAGACGCCATCAGTAAGATGAACGATTCCGTTTCCTTAATGTCGACGACTTCCAAGAGTATAAATAATGTTCTCTCCCGTGCCAATATTTTGGACCTCGAGACTTGGCTCAGCGCGGCCGTCACTGATCAGGAAACCTGCCTGGAAGCCCTCTACGAGGTAAACGCAACTAACACAATAGCGGAGATTAACGATTTAATGAAAAACTCAACCGAATTCATCAGCAACAGCTTAGCTATTGTCTCCAAGGTCATCAGCTTCCTGCCCTCTCCCGCAAACCCAATTCACAGACGACGTCGTCTCTTGGTCGACACGACGTTGTCCTTTCCGAATTGGTTCGGGCCCGGGGATAGGAAGCTGTTGCAGGAGACGAATCCGAAGCCGGACTTAGTTGTGGCCAAGGACGGCTCGGGAGATGTGAAGACCATAAAGGAAGCAATAGCTAAGGTGCCCAAGTCGAAAAACACGACCGGAGACAGGTTCATCATTTACGTCAAGGTTGGAGAGTATGTGGAAAATGTGGTTTTAGACGTGCCTAATGTTATGATGTATGGTGATGGAAAAACTAATACCGTAGTCTCCGGCAGCCTCAATTTTGTCGATGGAACTCCAACCTTTCAAACGGCCACCTTTGGTACGTAAGctacttaattatattaatattgttatcaATTCTTTGGATTGTTAAATAAGCAACGTTAGAATTAGTCACATTTAAGACTTAATTTGTAAGATTAGAATTTgtctcaattatatatatatatatataataaagtccGCAAAGGCTCTAtccatataaaatttaatattaatcatgccaaaatgattttgaattcttaacaaatttataaattgtatgtattctaacaaaattaaaatgattttgaattcTTGTACCAGCTGTGACGGGAAGTGGTTTCATTGCAAGGGACATGGGATTCAAGAACACGGCGGGAGCATCGAAACATCAGGCGGTGGCTCTACGTTCGGGATCCGACAAATCGGTGTTCTATAGGTGTTCCTTCGAGGCCTTTCAAGACACTCTTTACACATATTCTCTTCGCCAATTTTACAGGGAATGCGACATTATTGGCACCATAGATTTCATTTTTGGTAACGCAGCTGTGGTCTTTCAAAACTGCAACATTCTACCGAGGCAACCTATGGGGAACCAGTTCGTCACGTTAACTGCCCAAGGGAAGTCGGATCCTAATCAGAACACAGGGATATCCATTCAAAAATGTGTCATATCCCCTTTTGATAATCTCACGGCTACAACTTATCTAGGCCGGCCATGGAAGAAATACGCGACGACGGTAGTGATGCAGAGTCAGATAGGTTCGTTGTTGGACCCTAGAGGTTGGAGCCCATGGGAGAAAAATGTGGAACCACCAAACACAATCTACTATGCTGAGTACCAAAATACTGGTCCGGGAGCAAACACGACCAACAGGGTTAAATGGGGCGGGTATAAGGCTAGTATTACTGCAACCGAAGCATCCAGATTCACTGTCAACTCGTTCATTAATGGCAACTCATGGTTACCCGCAACCACTGTGCCATTTGATTCAACGTTATGAGATGTTTATGATCATCATCGcgtatataaaaacaatttagtggggatttttcttctttttttttttttgaaaatgtatattaattatatatatatatatacttctcTATCTATATGACAAACACAAATTGAGTTATCCATACAGACAAGTTACAATTAATAATGCTAACAagcataattaataaattgttatatatatatatatatatatatatatatatatatgaatgtttttatttaaatatttgaatatatatttctttaacaCCCCCACAAACACTGCAATTAATgatgctttttttttttgttttgttgttgttgttgcagaTTTTACATGAATTTGacataaactatatatattaatgtagctcgttcatataaaattacaaatgaaatgaaatgagatAGACTCatgttttttcttcaaatgaaatGGTTATATTTACATATGACAATGGCTGTTGCATGTTTTTTGCCGCCAATTTTGGAGTACGAGGATCAGAATAGCCATGGGAGACGGGAAGAGAGAGGCGAGGGTTTGATTGGATTGGGAGAATTCTCAAAGGAGTGGAGAGGGACGAGAAAAGAAGGTctctcctccttcttcttcttcttcttcttcgtttctTTCTCTCCGGCCACGGATTGATTCAAAATTGGCGCCGGCCGTGATGGAAGCTCCAGCTTTGCTATCCGATGTATCTAATGTAGCGGTCGCAATTGACACGGACAAGAATAGTCAATATGCTGTCAGATGGGCGGTTGATAATCTCTTGAGCCAAAACTCTTCGATCAAACTCGTTCATGTCCGAACACAAATCAATTCCAGTACCACCCTTTTTCTTCCTTACATTAATTACTGTtctgtgttttttttatattataacatttgGTTTTGCAGGGGAAAATGCCGCCAATGATGACAAAGAACGGCAACAGTTTTTCCTTCCATTTCGTGGATTCTGTTCTCGAAAACAGGTAATCAATCATATTTCATGTTTAGGTTAATAAAAAGACTAAGAGAGGAGgaggatggatggatggatggatatATACTTATTAGATGAAGCCAGTCTTTTGTTCTACATACCCCATCAATAAAGCCTTAGGAGGTGGGTTGTTTATATTTTGTCATGAAATTGAAGGTTCAAGCAAAGGAGTTCATCCTCCATGACATTGAAGTAGCCAATGCAATTGTTGATTTTGTCAATGTCAGTTCCATCACCACGCTTGTCATCGGTGCTTCAAATCATAGTGTTTTTACAAGGTAAGCTGCCATGCCATGCCATGCCATGCCATGCCATGCCATGCCATGCCATGCCATGCCATGCCATGCCATGATCACTCCATTTTCATGTCAATTTCCCAGGGATCCTAACtaacacaaatattattattactattatcaTCTCTAGTCTACTTACTTTGATTTGTCTAAACAGAGCTTTCAGAAATGTGGATGTGGCAACTACAGTGAGCAAAGCTTTGCCCGAGTTTTGTTCAGTGTATACTATTGCAAAAACAAAAGTTCAGAGTGTGCGTATCGCCACTCAATCTTTGATCCCTAATAGCACTGCGCCGCTTAATTCAAGGACATCATCTCAAACGCCTCCCAATTGGGAAGATTCTAACGagtaagatatatatatatatatatatatatatatatatacagtcGCCCACCACCAGAATGTATGTAATTAAGATTATCTTTTTATGTATTTGGGCAGACATACCTTAACTTTACCGAAATCAACAAGCGGAAGAAGATCTCCGGTGATTTATACTTCAAGTTTTCAACAAATGAACAATTCCCCAAGTATCCTCCAACGGGCTAACGTTGAAGATAGTGTATCTtcgcatcatcatcatcatggtCATGCATCGGACGTTAGTGTTGTCTCTGGGCCACGCAGTTACCAATCAACTGAAATGATGTCCTCTCCTCATCATCTTAGCCACTCACGTACATCAAATGCTTCCAGAACTTCTTCAATGGAAATGACGGTAAGTTAATTTGAGATTGTCCTGTTTGCTAGCTAGCTAACACGAGACATTGATTGACTGTTGGTTTCCACTTTCCAGACAGAATTAGAAACTGAAATGAGGAAACTGAAATTCGAGATGGGGCATACGATGGAAATGTATAATTCAGCTTGCAGAGAAGCTATTGTTGCTAAGAACAAGGCAAGAGAAATAGATCAATGGAAGATGGAGGAGGAACATAAACTAGAGGTGGCTAAACGATCACAGGATTCTGCCATTGCTTTTGCGGAGATGGAAAAGCAAAAGAGCAAGGCTGCCTTTGAGGCAGTAAAGATGGCCCAAAGACTCGCGGAATTGGAGGTTCAGAAGAGGAAAACTGCAGAGATGAAGGCCGATCACGAGGCGAGAGAGAGGCAAAAGGCGGTAGAGGCACTTGCACGAGTAGATGTTATGTGCAGAAAGTACACCATCGAAGAGATTGAAGTTGGCACGAATAAGTTCTCGAATTCACTAAAGATCGGCGAAGGAGGATATGGACCTGTTTTTAAAGGCGTTCTGGATCATACGGCAGTTTCCATTAAGGTGTTGAGACCGGACATGGCACAGGGTCGTAGATATTTTCAGAGAGAGGTTGAGGTGCTAAGCTATCTGAGGCATCCAAACATGGTTCTTCTCATCGGTGCGTGTCCAGAATTCGGATGCCTGGTTTACGAGCACATGGAGAATGGGAATCTCGAAGAcgtgattttgagaaaaaacaAGGCACCCCCGTTGCCGTGGAGATCGCGGTTCAAAATATGCGCAGAAATCTCAACGGCGCTGCTGTTCCTTCACCAGACGAAGCCAGAGCCGATAGTCCACAGAAACCTGAAGCCGACAAACATTCTGTTAGACAGGAACTGGGTGAGCAAGATTAGCGACGTGGGCCTGTCTCGGCTAGTTCCGGCGGCAGTGGCGGAGAGCGTGACGATGTATCACGTGACATCAGCAACGGGTGCGTTTTGTTATATAGATCCCGAATACCAACAGACGGGAAAGCTGGGCGTGAAGTCGGATATATATTCGCTGGGAGTGATGTTGTTGCAGATGATTACGGGAAAGCCTCCAATGGGATTGGCCTTTAACGTGAGACTGGCGATTGAGAAAGGGACGTTCAAGGAGATGCTCGATCAAAGTGTAAGCGATTGGCCGGTTGAAGAGACATTATGTTTTGCTAAGTTGGCTTTAAATTGCTGCGAGCTTAGTAGGAAGGACAGACCAGACCTTGCTTCTGTTATCTTGCCCGAACTCAAAAGACTAAGCAACCTTCAAACTGATCAGAGCTTAGTAGTAGTAGTaagtatttcttcttcttctcccttaaaaaaaaagttataatttttatttattttttgtattttaggGTTTTTCAAAGCAAAGTGATTTTAACAAgtcacaacaacaacaagaagaagaggaagatagTAACATGTCAAGGCCGCCAAAACTAAACCCTCCAATGATGTAGTCCAAGTTTGACTAGCACAAGTATAgaatgaaacaaacaaacaaagtaAACACATCTCATTTCTTAATtactactaataataataataatgtcactgaaataaatgtttgattaaatatttatttgagttaaattcaaagtcttttatttatttatttatttattgaaccCATCTTTCAAAATTTGTACAATATCAACtgttctctctttctttcttgattctTGAATCTCGGAAGAAGTAGAAGAAGCAGCAGTTTACCAGTCAAGGCCTTCCAATGACGATGAAGACGACGACGACCTCCACCATAATCGTCGTCGTCGTCgactactatatatatatatatatatatataatccctATTATCAAGACCTTAAGATTCCAAGCCAAACACTTTACAAGCTCCCTAGCTCGCCAGAGCTCCTCTTCCAGGAAGAGTCCGTCATCCATCGTCGGCGATCATGGGGAGAAAATCTCACATATTACACGGGAATTGGGTACCTCGGCGGTGCCATCGCGGGTGAGAAATAAATTCATCAAACTTTAACTACATAGAATCATACATACACTAGAAGTTCTCTTTGTTCATAAGTTGTTATTTATGTATGTAGTACAACAACATtgtttcaattaaataatattattctttttgcAGTGTccgtctgtctgtctgtctgtctgtatGTCTTAGTTAGtagtaagtaagtaagtaagtaatggTGCTAGAGAACCAATGTAGATGATAACAAAGAAATGGTAGATGATgaatggatggatggatgggtTGTAcaataattatcttttttttggaCCAGATCAGATGAGACGAGATGGATAAAATGGTCCAATAGATAGATATctatattcaataataaaaatatcctCCACCATACGAACCCACAAGTGTATGTATATATGAgctttagataaaaaaataaaataaatgttgataAACTTTTGGTTTGGTTATGCTCTTTAGGAATTATTAAAATACATGTTCCTGGATAATGTTATTATTCAGAATACAAACATTTCAGGAAATACCTAATTAAACTCATTCTTTATAAGGATGTTGTGAAGAAGAGAGATCTATCTAATCTatctatctaattaataattaactaGAAGCaaataggtatatatatatgaacaaacAACCAccggcagcagcagcagcagcaaatGCCGCAcctaaaaacaaaacaaaacttgACTGATtacttcattttgtttttctccgaggaggaggaggaggaagttGCCTGAGCACTGCTATTATTATTCTGGGAATTTCTTTGGGAAATTTCTGGGGGAGGAGGATCAGTAGGTACAGCTCCCTCCTCGGCTAATTTCCTCACAAGGTTCATTATAATTGGAACAATCTTGGTGGACAGAGATAGAAGACCAGGAAGCTGAAAGTAAAATCACAAAACTCTGtaattgttataatattaaacaataataatgttATGACAAAACCCAAATGAATGAATTACTCACGGCGCCGTGTCTAAATTCGCCTGCAATGTCCAGCTGCACCCACAAGGCTTTTACAAGTAGGtaaccaataaaaataaaacctagATACAAAGGATTTCTGAAACAACGCCAACAAAACATAATCAGTTTTACTATTCAATAAATAGTaagatgaatgaatgaatgaatgaatcacCTCAAAACTGTCATGAACTCGTTGAAACCCAAGATAACCAAAGCCATAATGGCCCATGGAGGTGGCAACCAGTTGTTGCTACGTCGTGCAGCATCCTGTTGGTGTAATTATTATGTACATTATTTATgcatacatattatataaacCCCACCCCACATTAACAATAGAAAGAGACATGCCTGAGCAGCAATGGCTTGAGAGACAGAATATTCGGTTTCTATCTTGAACTGTCTCCATATAGCTTTGCTCTGGACAGGCGTGATCAGGGTCTTTGATGATGGGACCTACGTATCAATTGGAAATATACGTATAAATTTGCAAGTGTTATGATACATATGGTcggtctgtctgtctgtctttctttctttcttaccCTTTCCCAAGTGCTTGATGCAAGGGGATCAGCTACAGTTGTAGTAGTACTGCTGCTTCTTTTGGTAATAGCATCCGTGTTGGTATCCATGAATGCAAGGGACATAATTTTCTCAATGTTGTCATCTTCGTCGCCTTCATACAACCGTATTACAGCAAACACAGAAAGCAGCTTCAAAGACTGTAGCAGAGAAAAGTAGTAGTATCAGAAGAAGatttaatagtaataataataataatgtatcatCCATCATCAGTTCCTTCAAAACTAGAGAAGATGTTCATACTGCAGTGCGAGCCCTTTTCGTAATAGCTTTAATATCTTCTTTCCCAGTCCAGACCCGTGGCATTGAATCAGAGTCACTGCTGAATATTGTTGAAAATCTGTTTTGacattcttttaataattagtaagtagtagtagtagtagtacaCTTTTACCTGTAACTAAAAACTTGTTAATCTCCATagatacatacatacataccttTCTTTCATGCGGAATAAAACTCTTCCGGATTCTTCTTTGGCCTTAGATTCAACTACACCTCTTGCATAATTCTCCAAATTAGTTAACATTTTTCCCTTGCTTTCTCCATCCATCTCGAAAACAGAAAGTTCTTTGGAGAACATAGACGTGGATGACTCTGTCTCAATACGCAGAATCTTCTTTATTGCTGGCCAGGTATCACTGCTAGCCCCATCCAAAAGAGCTTCAACCGGCCCAGACAACCCCTCATTCAATTTTGACTGCACCAGTTCAAATCATTTTCTTATTACTTTCATTCAATTCCCAATGTCAATTTTCTTCATATCCTAATTTTGGGAGCCTGCTAAAAAAAGGTACCAAATACCTCATAGGAATTAGTGATTTCTGAAAGTTTCGCAGAGCGGACAGCATCAATATGCGAATCTATATCACGCTGAAGCTTATCGCGAAATTTAGACGGGTCCCAATCCGCTTGTTCGATGGTAGAATCTGAGATTAAACGAAAACATTGCTGCAAGCTATTATTAAACATTCATTTTTAGGGGCATTGCATTTGGAGAACGACACTACCTGCACATTTTCCATCGAATAGAGTCATCAGAGAATCTGAACATCTGTGAGCTGCAGAAGAGAACCCTTCTCCTTCATTTAAAGCTTTGTCAAATTCTGCTTTGAATTTATCCAATATCTCGGCCCTTATGTGCCCGAGCATACAATTATATGCAGGATGAACAAGCTGTCAAGTCCAGAAACCAAAAGAGGTAATTTCTCACATGAATGAATATACATGGTTATTGATCCCAGACACGATACCTGCAGTAATTTCTCTTCCAAATGTTTTCGCTTTAAAGTTCTAACACCTTCATCAAAAAAGGTAGCTTCTGCATCATATCTGCAGTAATATTATTGAAAAGACTACTTCAAGTTGGCattcaaaacataaaaacgtTTAAAGAAAGTAATTCATGTGACTTACTGTGATAGACAAGTGTGTATAATTGAACTCAATTTCTTCCCCAAACATGGAACCGCATGAGATTGCACTTCAACTTCTAATTCAATCCATTCCTGTTAGGAAAGAATGTCaacttaaaaaacaaacaaaaaggtACCCCAAAAGATATTGCCTTTTTAATGGAGATGATTTATTAACCTCGTTTGCGACAAAAGAGGCAAGCTTCTCGTTGGAAATTTCATCGCATCTTACAGTTGCTACCATAACCTGCAATAGCCAACCCCCCATATTATCTTCTTATCTCCACTGAGTACTCAAAAAGGATTGATTCCAtagaagaaaattttgaagtgATTGATTGCCTTGTGAGCTGGAAGATCAAGATCCTTATTCTCCTTAATAACCTTCCATATCTGTTGAGAACTAAATGAAAAACCAGAAGCAGGCACGGCTCCTCGTCTGTCTCCAGCCAGCCCACCAGGTGCTATTGAATGAAAGAACCTCTGCTTCAAGCTAGCCACcttcaagataaaaaaaaaaaaaatcaacaaacacTCACTGCTCCAACTTTGATCAAGGTAAAATATCAATGAATTTTGTGTGTATTCTTTCTAAATACCTGTTCTCTAAAtaactcttctttctcttcaaaACTAGAAAGCGCCACAACTTCAACCTGgaaaattaataactaattatttcCAACAACAGAGGAAGCAAGCGGTTTATGAAACATTTGAGGAAAGTCAAGGCCACGCACGCCATACATTGAAAAAGTCGCTTAGGGGAGTTTCCGCATGAGCCTCAGGCTTAGGAACAGAGTCCCATATCTTCAAAcaagaaaaaagaaacaaacatagatagatagatagatagatactTGAATGAATAAATGTATCATGTCATGAGAAAACAATGTCAGCAAATATACCTTCTGAATGTCCTCCCTTAGAACAGGTTCCAAGTTTTCCAGAGGTGTCTATAAACATTTCATCCATCCATTATTATGTATACTTAAGAGATATATCTAAAATGCAGAGTTCAAAATCTGTGAGACAGAGGTAACGCACCCTTGTTTTGTCACGTATTACAAACAACAACGTTGTCTTACGCGGGCTGAATAATCTCATCATAACCTGCCCAAATTT
This is a stretch of genomic DNA from Impatiens glandulifera chromosome 4, dImpGla2.1, whole genome shotgun sequence. It encodes these proteins:
- the LOC124936623 gene encoding pectinesterase-like; amino-acid sequence: MTGNWPSTEKLAGASPSGMKRKKRLFFTLIIVSILLVATIIIGIVAGGTRSGHRNASGGGGGGLIISSPTTHAIVKSSCSNTLYPDLCYSSVAAVVAAGDGTKIVSQKDVVKTVLRLTKKAVEVTYLTIKKLTTTRKGLTKREKGALRDCLEMLDETLDDLKDVDKDLDDSTTYKESLSKHADHLKTLLSAAITNQETCLDGFSHDKADKQLREVLVKEEIHIEKMCSNALAMIKNMTTDIKLLSPRRILYQYYNSRSSSATVKWPEWLSVGDRRLLQSQTAVTPNVVVAADGTGDFRTVSAAVAAAPEGSSTRYIIRIKAGVYKENVEVVKKKTNLMFVGDGRTTTIITASRNVVDGSTTFNSATVAIVGTGFLARDITFENTAGPSKHQAVALRIGADLSAFYRCDMLAYQDTLYVHSNRQFIMNCFIAGTVDFIFGNAAVVLQDCDIHARRPNPGQKNMVTAQGRTDPNQNTGIVIQKCRIGTTSDLTPVISSFPTYLGRPWKEYSRTVVMQTEISNAIVPAGWSEWTGSFALSTLTYREYQNTGPGANTANRVTWPGFKVITSVAEAQQYTPGNFISGGTWLRATGFPFSLSL
- the LOC124935654 gene encoding pectinesterase 3-like is translated as MDSFRSSFKSCTINRTAVDEPEDRVYRQKTRRRILILTISSAILVAMIVMTIICTRNLDTSPFHPPFSVDVSIKAMCSVTLYPNSCFSSLESSNTTDPHLLFKQTLDVSSNELSNLSTLPTSMIDQTNDDRIKAALSVCQHAFEDAISKMNDSVSLMSTTSKSINNVLSRANILDLETWLSAAVTDQETCLEALYEVNATNTIAEINDLMKNSTEFISNSLAIVSKVISFLPSPANPIHRRRRLLVDTTLSFPNWFGPGDRKLLQETNPKPDLVVAKDGSGDVKTIKEAIAKVPKSKNTTGDRFIIYVKVGEYVENVVLDVPNVMMYGDGKTNTVVSGSLNFVDGTPTFQTATFAVTGSGFIARDMGFKNTAGASKHQAVALRSGSDKSVFYRCSFEAFQDTLYTYSLRQFYRECDIIGTIDFIFGNAAVVFQNCNILPRQPMGNQFVTLTAQGKSDPNQNTGISIQKCVISPFDNLTATTYLGRPWKKYATTVVMQSQIGSLLDPRGWSPWEKNVEPPNTIYYAEYQNTGPGANTTNRVKWGGYKASITATEASRFTVNSFINGNSWLPATTVPFDSTL
- the LOC124936548 gene encoding U-box domain-containing protein 52-like, whose amino-acid sequence is MKLKVQAKEFILHDIEVANAIVDFVNVSSITTLVIGASNHSVFTRAFRNVDVATTVSKALPEFCSVYTIAKTKVQSVRIATQSLIPNSTAPLNSRTSSQTPPNWEDSNEHTLTLPKSTSGRRSPVIYTSSFQQMNNSPSILQRANVEDSVSSHHHHHGHASDVSVVSGPRSYQSTEMMSSPHHLSHSRTSNASRTSSMEMTTELETEMRKLKFEMGHTMEMYNSACREAIVAKNKAREIDQWKMEEEHKLEVAKRSQDSAIAFAEMEKQKSKAAFEAVKMAQRLAELEVQKRKTAEMKADHEARERQKAVEALARVDVMCRKYTIEEIEVGTNKFSNSLKIGEGGYGPVFKGVLDHTAVSIKVLRPDMAQGRRYFQREVEVLSYLRHPNMVLLIGACPEFGCLVYEHMENGNLEDVILRKNKAPPLPWRSRFKICAEISTALLFLHQTKPEPIVHRNLKPTNILLDRNWVSKISDVGLSRLVPAAVAESVTMYHVTSATGAFCYIDPEYQQTGKLGVKSDIYSLGVMLLQMITGKPPMGLAFNVRLAIEKGTFKEMLDQSVSDWPVEETLCFAKLALNCCELSRKDRPDLASVILPELKRLSNLQTDQSLVVVGFSKQSDFNKSQQQQEEEEDSNMSRPPKLNPPMM